A part of Desulfomicrobium baculatum DSM 4028 genomic DNA contains:
- a CDS encoding response regulator produces MLIPTLCFGIIFSKIHFYEILIETAMSANILVIDDEESIRFTFCKFLAEKGNNVCTSKNLFESLSKMKETIYDVIIVDIILSDGCGLDVLKKVDRNEVETQVIIMTAYPTMETIDMSFKMHAADYIIKPIRQNELISSVNNIIQSKLSLRKNNSESKKELSA; encoded by the coding sequence ATGCTGATCCCGACTTTATGTTTCGGCATAATTTTTTCAAAAATTCATTTTTATGAAATTTTAATTGAAACAGCTATGAGCGCAAACATACTTGTCATTGATGACGAAGAATCCATTCGATTTACATTTTGTAAATTTCTGGCCGAGAAAGGGAATAACGTCTGCACGTCAAAAAATTTATTTGAATCTCTTTCTAAAATGAAAGAGACGATTTATGACGTGATAATTGTGGATATTATTCTCAGCGACGGATGTGGATTGGATGTCTTAAAAAAAGTTGATCGCAACGAAGTTGAAACTCAGGTGATCATAATGACGGCATATCCGACCATGGAAACAATTGACATGAGTTTCAAGATGCACGCAGCGGATTATATTATAAAGCCAATAAGGCAAAATGAGCTTATTTCTTCTGTAAATAATATTATACAGAGCAAATTGTCTTTGCGTAAAAATAATAGTGAATCGAAAAAAGAACTTTCTGCGTAG